One Deinococcus grandis DNA window includes the following coding sequences:
- a CDS encoding transposase, giving the protein MNGRKHHLIVDTQGLLLGVTVTAANISDREGGKVLLRQVHLSQPQWSLHLFVDGGYAGPWEAWVKTTLGFSVEVVRRADANTRRYWLPVGQELTEEQIKTFRGYRTFKVLRKRWVVERSFAWLSFDRRLNREYDLLPSTTAAFIVVSFVRLMIRRLAAFAGEQPSPARK; this is encoded by the coding sequence ATCAACGGACGAAAGCATCACCTGATCGTGGATACGCAGGGGTTGTTGCTGGGTGTCACCGTCACGGCAGCGAACATCAGCGACCGCGAGGGTGGGAAGGTGTTGCTGCGACAGGTGCACCTGTCGCAGCCGCAGTGGTCACTCCATCTGTTCGTGGATGGAGGGTATGCCGGGCCGTGGGAGGCGTGGGTGAAGACCACTCTGGGGTTCAGCGTGGAAGTGGTACGGCGTGCGGATGCCAACACCCGAAGGTATTGGCTGCCTGTGGGACAGGAATTGACGGAGGAACAGATCAAGACGTTCAGGGGGTATCGGACGTTCAAGGTGCTGCGCAAGCGGTGGGTGGTGGAGCGGAGCTTCGCGTGGTTGTCGTTTGATCGTCGCTTGAACCGGGAGTATGACCTGCTGCCGAGTACAACGGCGGCGTTCATCGTTGTGTCGTTTGTTCGGCTTATGATTCGCAGACTCGCGGCGTTCGCTGGTGAACAGCCGTCACCAGCTCGAAAATGA
- a CDS encoding transposase produces the protein MTRHRHYPSDTSDAEWAILCPLIPAPQPGGRPARIHRRDVVDAIFYITRGGVSWRMLPADFPHWKTVYSYFRQWKLDGVWLRVNDALRTQTRTAMGRNARPTAGVVDSRSVRTSQKGGSEGTTGARRSTDESIT, from the coding sequence ATGACTCGGCACCGACACTACCCCAGCGATACCAGTGACGCTGAATGGGCCATCCTCTGCCCACTGATTCCCGCGCCTCAACCAGGCGGACGTCCAGCACGCATCCATCGCCGGGATGTCGTTGATGCCATCTTCTACATCACACGTGGCGGCGTGTCCTGGCGCATGTTGCCTGCCGATTTTCCGCACTGGAAGACGGTGTACAGCTACTTCCGGCAGTGGAAGCTCGATGGCGTCTGGCTGCGCGTCAATGACGCGCTGCGCACCCAGACTCGAACGGCCATGGGCCGCAACGCCCGCCCAACGGCGGGCGTCGTGGATTCCCGAAGTGTGAGGACCTCCCAAAAAGGGGGGTCAGAGGGTACGACGGGGGCAAGAAGATCAACGGACGAAAGCATCACCTGA
- a CDS encoding IS630 family transposase, translated as MQIKVLIETLRQAERLSPRVSLWCMDEHRIGLKPIRRPVWAPTGQPLTCPVQPGYEWLYVYAFANPESGKSLFWLIPVVNKQAYVAVMAAFARMVGASADHRVLVVQDGAGFHVPPDDGHPEGIQTVTLPPYSPELQPAERLWALTDVPIANRAFDSIEEVELALSERCVWLEAQPDLITQQTLFHWWPLLAN; from the coding sequence ATTCAAATCAAAGTCCTGATCGAGACGCTCCGCCAGGCGGAGCGTCTCTCACCGCGCGTCTCCCTGTGGTGTATGGACGAACATCGGATCGGGCTCAAGCCAATCCGCCGTCCAGTCTGGGCACCAACTGGGCAGCCGTTGACCTGTCCGGTTCAGCCTGGGTACGAGTGGCTCTACGTGTACGCGTTTGCCAATCCGGAGAGCGGCAAGAGCCTGTTTTGGTTGATCCCAGTCGTCAACAAACAGGCGTATGTGGCCGTCATGGCTGCGTTTGCCCGCATGGTCGGCGCCAGCGCCGACCATCGTGTGCTGGTCGTTCAGGATGGGGCCGGTTTCCACGTGCCACCCGATGATGGGCATCCGGAGGGCATTCAGACCGTGACGCTCCCGCCGTATTCGCCGGAATTGCAGCCAGCAGAACGGCTCTGGGCGTTGACGGATGTACCAATCGCGAACCGGGCGTTCGACAGCATTGAAGAGGTGGAATTGGCACTCTCCGAACGCTGCGTGTGGTTGGAAGCTCAACCTGATCTCATCACTCAGCAGACCCTCTTTCACTGGTGGCCTTTGTTAGCGAATTAA
- a CDS encoding winged helix-turn-helix domain-containing protein produces MKQTLLTAPLAHDADTFWHLYTTSTCAVERRRAQFMALLAEGRPLPEILQVTRYSRVTAYDLVNRYRDRGLAGLCDGRHTNQGAPRLLSAEQQQTLATRLHADFEQDIVWSGKDVQNWLQEQYGLSVHLGRTYEFLRAAGFTPQRPRPRHVGGDEAAKEAFKSKS; encoded by the coding sequence ATCAAACAGACACTCCTGACGGCTCCCCTGGCGCATGACGCCGACACTTTCTGGCACCTCTACACGACCAGCACCTGCGCCGTCGAGCGGCGCAGAGCCCAATTCATGGCCCTCCTCGCTGAAGGACGCCCCCTCCCAGAGATTCTCCAAGTGACCCGGTACAGCCGGGTCACCGCCTACGATCTGGTGAACCGCTACCGCGACCGGGGACTTGCCGGGCTGTGTGACGGGCGCCACACGAATCAGGGTGCACCCCGGCTATTGAGCGCTGAGCAACAACAGACCCTGGCGACCCGACTACACGCCGACTTCGAGCAGGACATCGTCTGGTCTGGGAAAGACGTTCAGAACTGGCTTCAGGAGCAGTACGGACTGTCCGTTCACCTCGGGCGCACCTATGAATTCCTTCGAGCGGCTGGCTTTACCCCCCAACGACCCCGCCCCCGGCACGTTGGGGGCGATGAGGCCGCGAAGGAAGCATTCAAATCAAAGTCCTGA
- a CDS encoding NUDIX domain-containing protein: MTFHLVAWLIVQDDAGRVLLGRRSGSSYADGLWGLPGGHVEAGETLAQAAAREVLEEVGLRVNPSALTCLGACRYDLDGMGGLDVFFLTREWTGEPTPLEKTSDVGWFDPHALPGDALPWLPGVLDAHLRGGVRLSEMLDGWAALRGVPLADR, encoded by the coding sequence GTGACGTTTCATCTGGTCGCGTGGCTGATCGTGCAGGACGACGCGGGACGGGTGCTGCTGGGCCGCCGCTCCGGGTCCTCCTACGCCGATGGCCTGTGGGGCCTGCCGGGCGGGCACGTGGAGGCGGGGGAGACGCTGGCGCAGGCGGCGGCCCGCGAGGTGCTGGAGGAGGTGGGCCTGCGCGTGAACCCGTCGGCCCTGACCTGCCTGGGAGCCTGCCGCTACGACCTGGACGGCATGGGGGGATTGGATGTGTTCTTCCTGACCCGCGAGTGGACGGGCGAGCCGACCCCGCTGGAGAAGACCTCGGACGTCGGGTGGTTCGACCCGCACGCCCTGCCGGGCGACGCCCTACCATGGCTGCCGGGCGTGCTGGACGCGCACCTGCGGGGCGGGGTGCGCCTCTCGGAGATGCTCGACGGCTGGGCGGCCCTGCGGGGAGTGCCGCTGGCCGATCGCTGA
- a CDS encoding NUDIX domain-containing protein: MRNLLVWVVMQDEGGRVLLGRRDGSAYGHGLWGLPGGGVERGEGLPEAAAREVWEEMGLTLDPAGLSLLGVRRYEVDGAQGTDFLFRAPDWAGQPQPLHKTSEVAWFALGDLPPDTLPWVAPLLDAHLRRGARLTEQLHDVHSARVIA; encoded by the coding sequence ATGCGGAATCTACTCGTGTGGGTGGTCATGCAGGATGAGGGGGGCCGCGTGCTGCTCGGGCGCCGCGACGGCTCTGCGTACGGACACGGCCTGTGGGGCCTGCCGGGCGGCGGCGTGGAGCGTGGTGAGGGCCTCCCCGAGGCAGCCGCGCGTGAGGTCTGGGAGGAGATGGGCCTGACCCTCGACCCGGCCGGGCTATCCCTGCTGGGCGTGCGCCGCTATGAGGTGGACGGCGCGCAGGGCACGGATTTCCTGTTCCGCGCGCCGGACTGGGCGGGTCAGCCGCAGCCGCTGCACAAGACCTCGGAAGTCGCGTGGTTCGCGCTCGGTGACCTGCCGCCCGACACCCTGCCGTGGGTCGCGCCGCTACTGGACGCCCACCTGCGGCGCGGGGCGCGCCTGACCGAGCAGCTGCACGACGTGCATTCGGCGCGGGTGATCGCGTGA
- a CDS encoding thiamine ABC transporter substrate-binding protein — protein sequence MILLTALAAAGAASAQTTLTVITHDSFDVDKKLIAAFETQNRAKVRFIKGGDAGELLNRLILTRRAPIADVVYGLDNSLLPRARQAGILQPYRSPALSRVPAAYRLGDDGLLNTVDYGFVALNYDRAWFEKNGVALPKSLDDLKTPAYAKLTVVQSPATSSPGLAFLLATVNHYGEAGAWQWWRAARQGGMKVTRGWSDAYYKDFTRNGGRYPIVLSYASSPAAEVFYADGFTPTKLPAQAPTANLFLPGSTYTQLEGVGILKGTKQAALARKFVDFMLSAPVQSDIPTRMWIYPAVKGTPLNPVFTFAQEPQSTPIKAEVAANPQRLVDAWVTQVLRAR from the coding sequence ATGATCCTGCTGACCGCACTCGCCGCCGCTGGCGCCGCCAGTGCCCAGACCACGCTGACCGTCATCACGCACGACTCGTTCGACGTGGACAAGAAACTCATCGCCGCGTTCGAAACGCAGAACCGCGCGAAGGTGCGCTTCATCAAGGGCGGCGACGCCGGGGAACTCCTGAACCGCCTGATCCTCACCCGCCGCGCCCCCATCGCCGACGTGGTGTACGGCCTCGACAACAGCCTGCTGCCCCGCGCCCGGCAGGCGGGCATCCTCCAGCCGTACAGGAGCCCCGCGCTGTCCCGCGTGCCCGCCGCGTACCGCCTGGGCGACGACGGCCTCCTGAACACCGTCGACTACGGCTTCGTGGCCCTGAACTACGACCGCGCGTGGTTCGAGAAGAACGGCGTGGCGCTCCCCAAGAGCCTGGACGACCTGAAAACCCCCGCCTACGCGAAACTCACGGTCGTGCAGAGTCCCGCCACGAGCAGCCCCGGCCTCGCGTTCCTGCTCGCCACCGTCAACCACTACGGCGAGGCAGGCGCGTGGCAGTGGTGGCGCGCCGCCCGGCAGGGGGGCATGAAAGTCACGCGCGGCTGGAGCGACGCGTACTACAAGGACTTCACCCGCAACGGCGGCCGGTACCCCATCGTGCTGTCCTACGCCAGCAGCCCCGCCGCCGAAGTCTTCTACGCCGACGGCTTCACCCCCACCAAACTCCCCGCGCAGGCCCCCACCGCCAACCTCTTCCTGCCCGGCAGCACCTACACCCAGCTCGAAGGCGTCGGCATCCTCAAAGGCACCAAGCAGGCGGCCCTCGCCCGGAAATTCGTAGACTTCATGCTGAGCGCACCCGTCCAGAGCGACATCCCCACCCGCATGTGGATCTACCCCGCCGTGAAAGGCACCCCCCTGAACCCCGTGTTCACCTTCGCGCAGGAACCCCAATCCACCCCCATCAAGGCCGAGGTCGCCGCCAACCCCCAGCGCCTCGTGGACGCGTGGGTGACGCAGGTGCTCCGGGCGAGGTGA
- a CDS encoding ABC transporter permease: protein MTRTKLEGWLLALPGLIFVALCLVLPLARTLREGGVTLDVWRDPYFQGRLAWTLTQAGVTAGVAGLIGVPLAFLLSRFEVWGKALFLRLLLLPFVTPTLVAVLGLSALLGPQGWVTRVTGVDLSDTPTLLVLGNLFFNVPVLVRLSYAGFARVPGNVVGAARSLGAPWWRAALGVALPLALPGVLAGVVLVFLYSALSFGLPLALGGERFATLEVEIYTLTALQLRLSEASALIVGQLGFTLLATWAYVALSRGGVGVPLGGLPRARGGARVALVGLGGVVALVCFAPLFAVVVRGLLGTSGFTLAYWQGVLADPETPLLVWNTVRFGLMALAGATLLGGLYALGAWRAGSRALDLVSLLPLMVSPVSLAVGYLLAYPVLAATLPMMIAAYTLLAWPLVVRSLLPALRAIPPRLFEAARSLGASRGAAFRSVTVPLSFPALRGGGALALATVLGEFGATLVLTRPEWATLSTGLYERLGRPGERNLGEACALATALLLLATLAFTLLDGGEGEVT, encoded by the coding sequence ATGACCCGCACGAAACTGGAGGGCTGGCTCCTCGCCCTGCCCGGCCTGATCTTCGTGGCCCTGTGCCTCGTCCTGCCGCTGGCCAGAACGCTGCGCGAGGGTGGCGTGACCCTGGACGTGTGGCGGGATCCGTACTTCCAGGGTCGCCTCGCGTGGACGCTGACGCAGGCGGGCGTGACGGCGGGCGTGGCGGGGCTGATCGGGGTGCCGCTGGCGTTCCTGCTGTCGCGGTTCGAGGTGTGGGGGAAGGCGCTGTTCTTGCGCCTGCTGCTGTTGCCCTTCGTGACGCCGACGCTGGTGGCGGTGTTGGGCCTGAGTGCGCTGCTGGGGCCGCAGGGGTGGGTGACGCGTGTGACTGGAGTGGACCTGAGTGACACGCCGACGCTGCTGGTGCTGGGGAATCTGTTCTTCAACGTGCCGGTGCTGGTGCGCCTGAGTTACGCGGGGTTCGCACGGGTGCCGGGGAACGTGGTGGGCGCGGCGCGGTCGCTGGGCGCGCCCTGGTGGCGGGCGGCGCTGGGCGTGGCGCTCCCGCTGGCGCTGCCGGGGGTGCTGGCGGGGGTGGTGCTGGTGTTCCTGTACTCGGCGTTGAGTTTCGGCCTGCCGCTGGCGCTGGGTGGGGAGCGGTTCGCGACGCTGGAGGTGGAGATCTACACGCTGACGGCGCTGCAACTGCGTCTGTCGGAGGCGAGTGCCCTGATCGTGGGGCAGCTGGGGTTCACGCTGCTGGCGACGTGGGCGTACGTGGCGCTGTCGCGGGGTGGGGTGGGCGTGCCGCTGGGTGGCCTGCCGCGCGCTCGGGGTGGGGCGCGGGTGGCGCTGGTGGGGCTGGGGGGTGTGGTGGCGCTGGTGTGTTTCGCGCCGCTGTTCGCGGTGGTGGTGCGGGGCCTGCTGGGCACGTCGGGGTTCACCTTGGCGTACTGGCAGGGCGTGCTGGCGGACCCGGAGACGCCGCTGCTGGTGTGGAACACCGTGCGCTTCGGGTTGATGGCTCTGGCGGGCGCCACGCTGCTGGGCGGCCTGTACGCGCTGGGCGCGTGGCGCGCCGGGTCGCGGGCGCTGGACCTGGTGTCGCTGCTGCCGCTGATGGTCTCACCGGTCAGCCTCGCCGTCGGGTACCTGCTGGCGTACCCGGTGCTGGCCGCCACGCTGCCCATGATGATTGCGGCGTACACGCTGCTGGCGTGGCCGCTGGTGGTGCGTTCGCTGCTGCCCGCGCTGCGGGCCATTCCACCCCGGCTGTTCGAGGCCGCCCGTTCGCTGGGTGCCTCCCGCGGCGCGGCGTTCCGGTCCGTCACGGTGCCCCTCTCCTTCCCGGCCCTGCGGGGCGGCGGGGCGCTGGCCCTGGCGACCGTACTGGGCGAGTTCGGCGCGACCCTGGTCCTCACGCGGCCCGAGTGGGCGACCCTCAGCACCGGCCTGTACGAACGGCTGGGCCGCCCCGGTGAACGCAACCTCGGCGAGGCCTGCGCACTGGCCACCGCGCTGCTGCTGCTCGCCACGCTGGCCTTCACGCTGCTGGACGGCGGCGAGGGCGAGGTCACGTGA
- a CDS encoding ABC transporter ATP-binding protein, whose protein sequence is MTDLPPALSLRDIHKSFGGVSAVHGVSLDVAAGETVALLGPSGCGKSTVLRVVAGLERPDAGSVAVAGRDVTALPPEARGVGLVFQDYALFPHLSVLGNVAYGPRVRGAGRAAAEALAREALALVDLPGLEARRVAGLSGGQAQRVALARALATGAGLLLLDEPMSNLDERLRAELRAGLRSLFARVGAGVLLVTHDQREARALAGRVAVMRAGELVQVGGAEEVFARPATAWVAAFLGEVNLLPDGPGWVRFVPEEALRPGVGEWWPVVARQPVEGGVQVTVAHAWGPLSLILSAREAAALEGDRLRLSVEESGVRRLPEDRA, encoded by the coding sequence GTGACCGACCTTCCCCCTGCCCTGTCCCTGCGTGACATCCACAAATCGTTTGGTGGGGTGTCGGCGGTGCATGGGGTGTCGCTGGATGTGGCGGCGGGTGAGACGGTGGCGCTGCTGGGTCCGAGCGGGTGCGGGAAGAGCACGGTGCTGCGGGTGGTGGCGGGCCTGGAACGGCCGGACGCGGGGTCGGTGGCGGTGGCGGGTCGGGACGTGACGGCCCTGCCGCCGGAGGCGCGTGGGGTGGGGCTGGTGTTTCAGGATTACGCGCTGTTCCCGCATCTGAGCGTGCTGGGGAACGTGGCGTACGGGCCGCGTGTGCGGGGCGCGGGGCGCGCGGCGGCGGAGGCGCTGGCGCGCGAGGCGCTGGCGCTGGTGGACCTGCCGGGGCTGGAGGCGCGGCGGGTCGCGGGGCTGTCGGGGGGGCAGGCGCAGCGGGTGGCGCTGGCGCGGGCGCTGGCGACGGGAGCGGGGCTCCTGCTGCTGGACGAGCCGATGTCGAACCTGGACGAGCGGCTGCGCGCCGAGCTGCGCGCGGGGTTGCGGTCGCTGTTCGCGCGGGTGGGGGCCGGGGTGCTGCTGGTCACGCACGACCAGCGGGAGGCGCGGGCGCTGGCCGGTCGCGTGGCGGTCATGCGGGCGGGTGAACTGGTGCAGGTGGGGGGAGCGGAGGAGGTGTTCGCGCGGCCCGCGACGGCGTGGGTGGCGGCGTTCCTGGGCGAGGTGAATCTGCTGCCGGACGGGCCGGGCTGGGTGCGCTTCGTCCCGGAGGAGGCGCTGCGGCCCGGTGTGGGTGAGTGGTGGCCGGTGGTGGCGCGGCAGCCGGTGGAGGGGGGTGTGCAGGTGACGGTCGCGCACGCGTGGGGGCCGCTGTCCCTGATCCTGAGTGCGCGGGAGGCGGCGGCGCTGGAAGGGGACCGCCTGCGCCTGAGCGTGGAGGAGTCGGGCGTGCGGCGCCTGCCGGAGGACCGAGCGTGA
- a CDS encoding thiamine diphosphokinase translates to MIAWVLVGGRLVDSPLLAALPRPDIVVAADGGARHAALLGMWGVGVRVDVWVGDFDSSAGVFVDAPREVHPVAKDETDAELAIRVARERGATELVLLGAFGGRFDHTLALALLALRLTEREGLRVTLTSGDEWGWPLTPASPLSLEVPRGATLSVLAVTDLRGLSLGGVRWPLEHADIPLGSGWTVSNEAQGGTVTASLREGRALVTLLPTLPE, encoded by the coding sequence GTGATCGCGTGGGTGCTGGTGGGGGGTCGGCTGGTGGATTCGCCGTTGCTGGCGGCGCTGCCCCGACCGGATATCGTGGTCGCGGCGGATGGTGGGGCGCGGCACGCGGCGCTGCTGGGCATGTGGGGCGTTGGCGTGCGGGTGGACGTGTGGGTGGGGGATTTCGACTCGTCGGCGGGCGTGTTCGTGGACGCCCCGCGCGAGGTGCACCCGGTCGCGAAGGACGAGACGGACGCGGAACTGGCGATCCGCGTGGCGCGCGAGCGGGGCGCGACGGAGCTGGTGCTGCTGGGTGCGTTCGGGGGCCGCTTCGATCACACGCTGGCGCTGGCGCTGCTGGCCCTGCGCCTGACCGAGCGCGAGGGGCTGCGCGTGACCCTGACCAGCGGGGACGAGTGGGGCTGGCCGCTCACGCCCGCCTCTCCCCTGTCGCTGGAGGTGCCGCGCGGCGCGACCCTGAGCGTGCTGGCCGTGACCGACCTGCGCGGCCTGAGCCTGGGCGGGGTGCGCTGGCCGCTGGAGCACGCGGATATTCCGCTGGGGAGCGGCTGGACGGTCAGCAACGAGGCGCAGGGCGGAACAGTGACCGCGTCGTTGCGGGAGGGCCGCGCCCTCGTGACGCTGCTGCCCACCCTGCCGGAATAA
- a CDS encoding alpha/beta hydrolase, whose protein sequence is MKRSMTASLLAVLTLSACTRTTLPTQSRPHDTRTFKAVTPTFTALTGASIYQGVMPGIHGDAAYAIEVPATWNGQLIMYAHGYAGDGPDLKVQAPALRAYWLSLGYAWAASSYSANYYDVQAGVEDTNALANAFPTLTGRAKPTKTLIMGVSMGGHVAGAAVEKETAQTAKNRTTYAAAMPVCGVMDEEYEFQWLGDYTLAAAQLAGVGPKTFPQGSDTYRALLPDILGALFTSTTDPLWQENATQGAKLREIARHLTGGPRPAFELGFRAGYWQKAVLGTGGADGTITGILPRNIYGNATTTYRWTTGATPTAAETAFNAGLVRVTPAQDPNPALTGKVRYLPRVNGEISVPVLTLHTTGDFYVPFKHQGLYRAAVTAAGNGDRLVQRAIRAAGHCEFTGPELVEGFGDLVKWEAGGAKPAGDDVTTPAVLADPNYGCTFTRGTRPGVDACPAN, encoded by the coding sequence ATGAAGCGTTCCATGACCGCCAGTCTGCTCGCCGTCCTGACCCTGTCCGCCTGCACCCGCACCACCCTCCCCACCCAGAGCCGCCCGCACGACACCCGCACCTTCAAGGCCGTGACGCCCACCTTCACCGCCCTGACCGGCGCGAGCATCTATCAGGGCGTCATGCCCGGCATCCACGGCGACGCCGCGTACGCCATCGAGGTGCCCGCCACCTGGAACGGCCAGCTGATCATGTACGCCCACGGCTACGCCGGTGACGGCCCGGACCTGAAAGTCCAGGCGCCCGCCCTGCGCGCCTACTGGCTGAGCCTCGGGTACGCCTGGGCCGCCAGTTCCTACAGCGCCAACTACTACGACGTGCAGGCCGGCGTGGAGGACACCAACGCCCTGGCCAACGCCTTCCCGACCCTGACCGGCCGGGCGAAACCCACCAAGACGCTGATCATGGGCGTCAGCATGGGCGGGCACGTGGCGGGCGCCGCCGTCGAGAAGGAAACGGCCCAGACCGCCAAGAACAGGACCACCTACGCCGCCGCCATGCCCGTCTGCGGCGTCATGGACGAGGAATACGAATTCCAGTGGCTCGGGGACTACACGCTGGCCGCCGCGCAGCTCGCCGGGGTCGGCCCGAAGACCTTTCCGCAGGGCAGCGACACGTACCGCGCGCTGCTGCCCGACATCCTGGGCGCGCTGTTCACCAGCACCACCGACCCCCTGTGGCAGGAGAACGCCACCCAGGGCGCCAAACTGCGCGAGATCGCCCGTCACCTCACCGGCGGCCCCCGCCCCGCCTTCGAACTGGGCTTCCGCGCCGGGTACTGGCAGAAGGCGGTGCTCGGCACTGGCGGCGCGGACGGCACCATCACCGGCATCCTGCCGCGCAACATCTACGGCAACGCCACCACCACCTACCGCTGGACGACCGGCGCGACCCCCACCGCCGCCGAGACCGCCTTCAACGCGGGCCTCGTGCGCGTCACGCCCGCCCAGGACCCCAACCCCGCCCTGACCGGCAAGGTGCGCTACCTGCCCCGCGTGAACGGCGAGATCAGCGTGCCCGTGCTGACCCTGCACACCACCGGGGACTTCTACGTGCCCTTCAAACACCAGGGGCTGTACCGCGCGGCCGTGACCGCCGCCGGGAACGGCGACCGCCTCGTGCAGCGCGCCATCCGCGCCGCCGGACACTGCGAATTCACCGGCCCGGAGCTCGTCGAGGGTTTTGGCGACCTCGTGAAATGGGAGGCGGGCGGCGCGAAACCCGCCGGGGACGACGTCACCACGCCCGCCGTGCTGGCCGACCCGAACTACGGCTGCACCTTCACGCGCGGCACCCGCCCCGGCGTGGACGCCTGCCCCGCGAACTGA
- a CDS encoding gluconeogenesis factor YvcK family protein has protein sequence MSDPPLPHRAPPETRRRELLARGQHAGRRARMWMSPGLGVKRWLALFVICTLIGAVGVLHFTWTGPLHFTATRWILWVNALIRPEVMPLYVGGVVLMLLALFGALWSIMMLNRSVLRGTGTAPEQAVDLMYQNRHLSRGPRIVTLGGGTGMSNLLTGLRVHTGNTTAIVTVADDGGSSGRLRQSLDMIAPGDLTDCYAALSDSPVMARLLLHRFARGDGIQGHTFGNLMLATLSEQEGSLSDAMLDIHEVLRIRGRVYPAATQPPTLVAHLTDGRTVRGESQFATQVSPSRIDHVTLDPPDLPALPEVVQAIRDADQIVLGPGSLYTSIIPALLVPAVAQALRQTPAPLIYVASLMTEPGETDDLTLEAHVQAITRHLGRTPDCVLVNNAVPPRDVIARYAAEGAHLLSLSGASRDLRGRSVILPLLHPGQARHDPAALAQALLYAAPRRDQTT, from the coding sequence ATGAGTGACCCGCCACTCCCGCACCGCGCCCCACCGGAAACCCGCCGCCGCGAACTGCTCGCGCGCGGCCAGCACGCCGGCCGCCGCGCCCGCATGTGGATGTCTCCCGGCCTGGGCGTCAAACGCTGGCTGGCGCTGTTCGTCATCTGCACCCTGATCGGCGCGGTGGGCGTGCTGCACTTCACCTGGACCGGCCCGCTGCACTTCACCGCGACCCGCTGGATCCTGTGGGTGAACGCCCTGATCCGCCCCGAGGTCATGCCGCTGTACGTGGGCGGCGTCGTCCTGATGCTGCTCGCGCTGTTCGGTGCGCTGTGGAGCATCATGATGCTCAACCGCTCGGTGCTGCGCGGCACCGGCACCGCGCCCGAACAGGCCGTGGACCTCATGTACCAGAACCGCCACCTGTCCCGCGGCCCGCGCATCGTGACCCTGGGCGGCGGCACCGGCATGTCCAACCTGCTGACCGGCCTGCGCGTCCACACCGGGAACACCACCGCCATCGTGACCGTCGCCGACGACGGCGGCAGCAGCGGCCGCCTGCGCCAGTCGCTGGACATGATCGCCCCCGGCGACCTGACCGACTGCTACGCCGCCCTGAGCGACAGTCCCGTCATGGCCCGCCTGCTGCTGCACCGCTTCGCGCGCGGGGACGGCATCCAGGGGCACACCTTCGGGAACCTGATGCTCGCCACGCTGAGCGAGCAGGAAGGCAGCCTCAGCGACGCCATGCTCGACATTCACGAGGTGCTGCGCATCCGCGGCCGCGTGTACCCCGCCGCCACCCAGCCCCCCACCCTGGTCGCCCACCTGACCGACGGCCGCACCGTGCGCGGCGAGAGCCAGTTCGCCACGCAGGTCAGCCCGTCCCGCATCGACCACGTGACCCTCGACCCGCCGGACCTGCCCGCCCTGCCCGAGGTCGTGCAGGCCATCCGGGACGCCGACCAGATCGTCCTGGGCCCCGGCAGCCTGTACACCAGCATCATTCCCGCGCTGCTCGTCCCTGCCGTCGCGCAGGCCCTGCGGCAGACCCCCGCGCCGCTGATCTACGTGGCGAGCCTGATGACCGAACCCGGCGAGACCGACGACCTGACCCTCGAAGCGCACGTGCAGGCCATCACCCGCCACCTGGGCCGCACGCCCGACTGCGTGCTCGTGAACAACGCCGTTCCACCCCGGGACGTGATCGCCCGCTACGCCGCCGAGGGCGCCCACCTGCTGAGCCTCAGCGGTGCCAGCCGCGACCTGCGCGGCCGCAGCGTCATCCTGCCCCTGCTGCACCCCGGCCAGGCCCGCCACGACCCGGCCGCCCTGGCCCAGGCGCTGCTGTACGCCGCACCCCGCCGCGACCAGACCACCTGA